Genomic DNA from Leucoraja erinacea ecotype New England unplaced genomic scaffold, Leri_hhj_1 Leri_1584S, whole genome shotgun sequence:
ATGCAAAATCTCCCCACAAAATGCACCAgtcccctcatccactcatttatcctccacctcgctgcattcctactctcactgtcgcgtggcacaggcagtaatcctgagattgttacctttccagtccttctcattaactctctacctaactccctaaattcaggttacccctaaacttctgtccctaattctcaagtcatgtccccttgattgaatcttccctactctcagtggggaaagcttatccacgtcaactctgtctatccctctcatcattttaaagacctctatcaagtcccgcccttaatcttctgcgctccaaagaataaagccctaacttgttcaacctttctctgtaacttagttgctgaaacccaggcaacattctagtaaatctcctctgtattctctctatctccttacatatttgctcttccaattctcgctccccatttggcggtctataatacacccctataagtgttgctacccctttcccatttatcagttccacccaaatagcctccctagacgagccctctgatctatcctgccaaagcactgctgtaatatcttccctgataagcaatgcaacacctccacctcttgtccctccaattctatcacacctgaagcaacgaaatcctggaataaatagtttccaatcacagccctcctgcaaccatgtttcactgatcgccacaacatcatacttccaggtgtcaatccaggctctaagttaatCCACCttccttacaatgctcctagcattaaaatatacacatttaagaaacccaccctctcttattctctgtaaattgtctttttcttctctctcccctacattttgggtcagagtgctacccttctctgcctcctgcctcacacactgactgctagctttcccaatttgagtccctcccccgaaccatactagtttaaagtctccccagtagcctttgcaaatttccctgccaggatattggtcccccttgagttcaagtgcaacccgtcctttctgtacaggtcgcaccttccccaaaagaggtcccaatgatccagaaactttaatccatacccactgcaccagtccgtcatccactcatttatcctccacctcgctccattcctactctcactgtcgcgtggcacaggcagtaatcctgagattgttacgttTGCAGTCATTCTcattaactctctacctaactccctaaattcttctttcaggacctcttctctttttttacctatgtcgttggtacctatatgcaccacaacctcaggctcctctccctcccatttcaggatttcttggacccgttcagacacatccctgaccctggcaccagggaggcaaactaccatcaactcctgtctgcgtccacagaatcgcctatccgaccccctgactatagagtcccctattacaattgccctccccttcatttccttacccttctgagcaacaggttCTGCAATGagcttttggttctacaatgcttgcataaTGTgtatttattggttctaaaaatgtgtttttttaggtttcttccctccccccccccccccgttccctctcccccccccttccctccccccccttttcctctcccGTCTTCCTCCCTCCGTCCTCTCCCCCGTCCTCTCcccactttctcctcccccccctctctcctcccccctctcccctccctcccccctctacccctctctccccccataccccccctctctcccccctctccccccccctccccctcccttataccgctctcccccccctctcccccccactcgccctcttctcttccccctgacgctgcgtgccgcctcccccccacaaccgcacttggtctaatatatatatatatatataatgtgtatatgtatatgtatgtatatgtatatatacatacatatatacatattatatattatatatatatatatatatatatatatatatatacatacatacatatacacattatccatatatatatatgtgtgtgtgggacagacacaaaaaactggagtaactcagcgagacaggcagcatctctgggacagaaggaatgggtggcgtttcgggtccagacccttcttcagatttgcatttctttcgttcattgttctttatctctccacatcactgtctatatctctcggttGTGTTATCCCTagccagtctcaagaagggtctcgacctgaaatatcacccattctttctctccagctcgtccctatgagttactccagctttttatgtctatccatgtacctgtctaactgtttcctaaatgttgggatagtcccagcctcaactacctccaccggcagctcgttccatacacccaccctccctgtgggaaaagttacccctcagtttcctattcaatcttttccccttcaccttgaacctatggtcctcgattcctctactctgagcaagagactccgtgtgtctacctctcatgattttgtacacctctataagatcacccctcatcctcctgcactccaaggctgcatcctggtggcatgaacattgaattctcaccccttgctgtctcctccccttcctacctcagcccacgggctcctcctcctttttcttctcttctcccccccttccccccaccccctatcagtctgaagaagtgtttcggcccggaacgtttaaaaaatctgaaaaaaagcCTATCTccttatagatgctgctgcacccgctgagtttctccggcattatTGTGTACCAccaatagagacccagtctgccccaacctctctctgcagctccgactcgacagtcccctcgacccgagtagtagcggtcaaatacgggacaagagcggtcccgtatgggacaaaccaatttgtaggccaatatacgggatgtcctggctaatgcCGTTACAGTTGACGACCCTAGTTAGGAGGGAGATACATAtcaaccatgaatgaatggcggacttgatgggccgaatggcctgattctgctcctatcgcttatgcactgcaggagggaggggagggagggagagagggaaggagggaagggagggatggagagaatgagggagagaggggggagggagggaaggaaggagggagagagggagggaaggagggagggaaggagggagggaaggaagggaaggagggaagggagggagggagggagaggatgggaggagagagggaaggagggaaggaggaaggagggagggaggggggagcgagggagggaaggtgggagagagggaaggaggtgaagaggaatcGCCCCACTGCGTTCCCCGgctcattatagtttaaacacatttttgttttcaCAGATGCCCCCAGATCTGTTCTCCTGACCCTCTCTCCCGACACATTCTCTCCTGGAGCGAGTTCTCTATCCCTCAGATGTACAGTGGGGTCTAGTAATCCTCCAGTTACAAGTTACAGGTGGCACCAGACGAGGTATGGATCATCCCAGACGACTGGAACACGGACGTCTACACGCAAGATCAACCAACTAACTAAAGACACAGACTACTGGTGTGAAGCCATCAATTCAGTTGGACCAACGACCTCCGAGAAAACCAAGCTGCCCGTTTACGGTTTGTTGTagtttagtccagagatacagcgcggaaacaggcccttcagcccaccgagtccgtgctgaccagcgatcgcccgttcacacactagtttagtttagagatacagcacggaaacaggtcgtttggcccaccgagtccctggcgACTAGCGATccaccgcacgctaacactatcctacacgtgctAGGGTCAATTacgttttaaaaatacattttatgccaagccaattaactgacaaacccgcacatctttgcagtgtgggggggaccggagcgcccggagaaaacccgcacggtcacggtgaggacgtgcaaactccgcacaggccgtggtcgggatcgaacccgtcgCTCCGAGGATGGGTTGGCCTGGTTTAGTCTCCCTTTCTCTCAACCTGCCTCTGGTTTCTTTCAGGGGGCTACGGCTGGGCGGTGTGGACCCCCGTCTCCGTCCGAGCCCACGTTGGGAGTTGCGTGATCATCCCGTGTCGCTTCCGTGTTCCCAGGACAGCGAGTGCTCCCTGGATCGGCATTTGGCTGAAAGACCACAACTTCAGTGGGACACGTGTGTACTCCACCTCAGGCGAGAGTGGGGCCGATTATAAACGACGGGTGCACTTTCTGGGTAGCATGGAAGATCAAAACTGTTCATTGAAGATCCAGAACCTAGGATTGTCAGATAGTGGGAAATATTTCTTCCGCCTTGAAGGCCCAGATAAATGGTCGGATCCCATCGGCGTAAATCTCCTAGTGTCAGGTGAGTTTAGAATTGCCaacattctcactcccaaataagggacaaaatgtcaaaatatgagacaaattccccacggcaatttgttgaccgactcggccgtgggtggttgaatgatgagttggcccgggtgctggactgcacacaaagcccagccggcgggccagctgaggagattTGGCACGGGGGGCAAAATCCGGCGCCCCGTACAACTCGTGAACCGACGATCGGCCCATGAGGAGAGGTGGTGTCGACAGTcagcgaaggtcggacagctggccgggctgccgaccaaccGGCCGaaggggccacgggcgaggcgctgctgttgcactccatgggctgcactacatctgggacgggtgaggcagggaCGGGCGACCTgacagttccacctgcccgcttttggcccatatccctccaaacctgtcctatacatgtacctgtctaactgtttcttaaatgttgggatggtccctgcctcaactacctcctccggcagctcgttccctacacccaccaccctctgtgtggaaaatgttacccctcagattcctattaaatcttttccccttcaccttgaacccatgtcctttggtcatcgattccactactctgagcaagagactctgcgtctacccgatctattcctctcatgattttgtacacctctataagatcgcccctcatcctcctgcgctccaaggaatagagtcccagcctgtcccaacctctccctgttgttCAAACCCCTCGAGACCCATACATCTTCTCTgagctctttccagcttgacatctttcctgtaacacgaggcccagaactgaacacaatactctaaatgcggcctcaccaacatcttgtacaactgcaacgtgacctcccaacttctagactcaatactctgactgatgaaggccaaaatgccacaggccttgttgaccaccttatccacctgcgactcaaTTCTACACCTCTCTTGCTTATGACCTTATTGAATAATTGAAtttaataaatgttattagccaggTATGTACACATActgtacaaggaatttgccttgttgctccgctcgcaagtaacaacatgacatacagtagacaattaaaaataaaacattataatttaaacatgtgaagaatagacaatagacaatgggtgcaggagtaggccattcggcccttcgagccagcattgccattcaatgtgataaccatataaaaattacagcacggaaacaggccatctcgacccttctagtttgtgccgaacacgtattctcccctagtcccatatatctgcgctcagaccataaccctccattcctttcccgtccatataactatccaatttatttttaaatgataaaaacaaacctgcctccaccatcttcaatggaagctcattccacaccgccaccactctctgagtaaagaagttccccctcatgttacccctaaacttctgtcccttaattctcaagtcatgtccccttgtttgaatcttccctactctcagtgggaaaagcttatccacgtcaactctgtctatccctctcatcattttaaagacctctatcaagtccgcccttaaccttctgcgctccaaagataaagccttaacttgttcaataaagccctaacttgttcacggctgatcatccacaatcagtaccccgttgctgccttctccccacatcccctgactccgctatctttaagagccctatctagctctctcttgaaagtatccagagaaccgccctcctccgccctctgaggcagagaattccacactcacaactctctgggtgaaaaagtgtttcctcgtctccgttgtaaatgacttacccttattcctaaactgtgcgtggccccttgtcctggactccccgaacatcaggaacattttcctgcctctagcgtgtccaaacccttaataatcttatatgtttcaataagaacccctctcatccttctaaactccagagtatacaatcccagtcgcaccattctctcagcatatgacatttccgccgtcccgggaattaacctgttgaatcaacgctgcactccctcaatagcaagaatgtccttcctcaaatttggagacccaaaactgcacacaaaactccaggagtggtctcactagggccctgtacaactgcagaaggacctctttgctcctatactcctcttgttatgaaggccgacatgccattcgctttcttcactgcctgctgtacctgtatgcttactttcattgatatgaacaaggacccccagatcctgttgtacttcccacaAGTGacaccatgacatacagtgacagttacgaatgacacataaaacaataaacattaataataaaccattattgattaaacatgtgaattaaataaaataccagagcaaagggaggctacagatttttggttattgagtagagctactactcatggggaaaaaaaaaaaaaaaaaactgtttttatgtctggctgtggcgttcatgacagtccagagttgccttccagagggaagtgattcaaagagtttgtggccagggtgagaggggtcagagatgatcttgcccgcttgcttcctggtccttgcagtgtacagttcatcaatggagggaaggttgcagacaacaatcttctcagctgatcggatgattcgctgcagcctccaggtgtcgtgcttggtggctgagccaaaccagaccatgataaccatataaccacataaccatataacaattacagcacggaaacaggccatctcggccctacaagtccatgccgaacaaatttttttccccttagtcccacctgcctgcactcgtaccataaccctccattcccttctcatccatatgcctatccaatttatttttattccacaccgccaccactctctgcgtaaagaagttccccctcatattacccctaaacttctgtcccttaattctgaagtcatgtcctcttgtttgaatcttccctattctcaaagggaaaagcttgtccacatcaactgtgtctatccctttcatcattttaaagacctctatcaggtcccccctgaaccttctgcgctccagagaataaagacctaacttattcaacctttctctgtaacttagttgttgaaacccaggcaacattctagtaaatctcctctgtactctctctattttgttgacatccttcctataattgggcgaccaaaattgtacagcatactccagatttggtctcaccaatgccttgtacaattttaacattacatcccagcttctatagtcaatgctctgatgtataaaggctagcataccaaaagcgttctttaccaccctatctatatgagattccaccttggaAACTATGcaggttatacccagatccctctgttcaactgtattcttcctccatttaccatgtacgtctattttgatttgtcacgaacctcacatttatcagcattaaactccatctgccatctttcagcccatttttccaaatggcctaaatcactctgtagactttggaaatcctcttcattatccacaacactccctggtatcatctgcatacttaccccaatttaccacaccttcatccagataattgatgtacatgacaaacaacaaaggacccaaaacagatccctgaggcagcccactagtcacctgcctccaacccgataaacagccatccaccattaccctctggcttctcccattcagccactgttgaatccatcttgatattcctgcatttatacccaacagttgaaccttcttaaccaaccttccatgaggaaccttgtcaaaggccttactaaagtccatatagacaacatccactgctttaccctcgtcaatttccctagtaacctcttcaaaaaattcaagaagattagtcaaacatgaccttccaggcacaaatccatgttgactgttcctaatcagaccctgtttatctagatgcttatatatattgtctctaagtatcttttccattaatttgcccaccactgaagtcaaactaacaggtctataattgctaggtttactcttagaaccctttttaaacaatggaacaacatgcgcagtacgccaaacctccggcactattcccgtttctaatgacatttgaaatatttctgtcatgccccggctatttctacactaacttgccTCAATGtcatagggaatatcctgtcaggacctggagacttatccacttttatatttttcaaaagtgtcagtacttctttactttgaacctcatagtaccCTTAtatactctactagtttcccttacctcacataattcaatatccttctccttggtgaataccgaagaaaaaaaatagttcaatatctcccccatctcttttggctctgcagatagctgtccactctgtctctccaatggaccaattttatccctccttatccttttgctattaatatagctgtaaaaaccctttggattgactttcaccttacttgccaaagcaacctcatatcttcttttagcttttctaatttctttcttaagattctttttacattccttatactcctcaagcacctcatttactccatgctgcctataattattgtagatctccctctttttccgaacaagatgtccaatttcccttgaaaaccagggctctttccaatttttactgatggagaaggtgagaacagactctacgatggccatgtagaattggaccatcattgcctgtggcagattgtgcttcctcagctgctgcaggaagtacatcctctgttgtgcctttttgactgtggagtcgatggtagcccccacttaaggtccttggagatgatggttcccagggacAGATGTGTGAAACTCAAACGTGTCGTTCCTTCACCAGGAGAGCCGGAAGCACCGGAGATCAGCGACCCAGGACAGGTGGTGGAGGGGACGTCGGTGTCTCTGACCTGCTCCCTGCACAGTTACTGCGCAGACGACGTTCctctcctcctctggcagccccctccccacctccctgccGTGCCCCGCATCATTTACCGGGACCAGCACTGGATCCACTCCAGCGAGGTGGAGTTCATGCCCAGCTCCGACGAAAGACAGCGGGCGGTTTCGTGTGAGGCGACGTTCGCAATCGGGACCTCTTCCGTCCGAACAGTGAGAGCGCTGAACGTCAAGTGTAAGTCGCTGAAAATGTATCCCTCCCCCCTTCATAATGTGTCTTAcggatagcggagttaggggatatggggataaggcaggaacggggtactgattgtggatgatcagccatgatcacattgaattgcggtgctggctcgaagggccaaatggcctacgcctgcacctacaGTCTATTACCTGTATGTGTTTGACCTCTCACCTCCATCTCCCTGtaaaccccacccctcccctcctacaccccctctccccgtctctgttaacccccctcccctctctctgccccctacaCCTCTatcagacacgctagaggcaggagacatgtgcagcgtagattcacctggttaattcccgggatggcgggactgtcatacgctgagagaatggagcggctgtgcttgtacactggaatttagaaggatgagatgggatcttattgatacatgagattattaagtgtttggacacgctagaggcaggaaacatgttcccgatgttgagggagtccagaaccaggggccacaatttaagaataacgggtcgaCATTtacaacagagacgaggaaacactttttcacccagagagttgtgagtctggaattctctgcctcagagggcgttggaggccagttccctggatactttcaagagagagttagataggacttaacgatagcggagtgaggggatatggggagaaggcaggaacggggtactgattgtggatgatcagacgtgatcacagtgaatggcggtgctggctcgaagggccgaatggccttctcctgcccctattgtctattatctgtgtgtgtgtgtttctctctGTGTTCTCAGACCCACCGCGAAATGTCACGGTCTCGCTGAGAGTAAACGGGTGGATAAACCGCAGTTTGAGTGAAGGGGACAGAGTTCTTCTCAGCTGTAGTTCAACTTCAGCGGATCCACCAGTCCAGAGCTACACCTGGTACAGAAACGGAGTGGAAATCTACGGGAAAAACAGTCACGATCTCGAGTTTCCATCCATATCCTACGTGGATTTTGGGAAGTACGCGTGCCAAGCCTCCAACGCAGTGGGAAGCAGCCGAACTGAGGAAGTCACAGTGACCGGCAAGCGTGAGTATCCCGCAGAGCACGTCTTCCCGAGATAAAGTTCAACGCCAAGGGAtcggacacggtagaggcaggaaacatgtttgcggtgttgggggagtcacacacaggggccacacacagtttaagaataaggg
This window encodes:
- the LOC129715990 gene encoding B-cell receptor CD22-like; protein product: APRSVLLTLSPDTFSPGASSLSLRCTVGSSNPPVTSYRWHQTRYGSSQTTGTRTSTRKINQLTKDTDYWCEAINSVGPTTSEKTKLPVYGGYGWAVWTPVSVRAHVGSCVIIPCRFRVPRTASAPWIGIWLKDHNFSGTRVYSTSGESGADYKRRVHFLGSMEDQNCSLKIQNLGLSDSGKYFFRLEGPDKWSDPIGVNLLVSGEPEAPEISDPGQVVEGTSVSLTCSLHSYCADDVPLLLWQPPPHLPAVPRIIYRDQHWIHSSEVEFMPSSDERQRAVSCEATFAIGTSSVRTVRALNVKYPPRNVTVSLRVNGWINRSLSEGDRVLLSCSSTSADPPVQSYTWYRNGVEIYGKNSHDLEFPSISYVDFGKYACQASNAVGSSRTEEVTVTGKHKPQGVHIESRVNGVEVGGTVNVKMNDRLSLACVSRVSDPPVNSYSWKRNGFVSGQRDQTLVFDRITPQQDGRYLCTSGNGIGTVSSETITVNVQYAPINVRTTAPTAPPAGEYITLRCEAQANPAVNSYSWRKLCGSQSTDLWGYGVEYRLRATVGVGTCDYFCTPRNYLGLKQSSAQHINVQCK